In a genomic window of Plutella xylostella chromosome 16, ilPluXylo3.1, whole genome shotgun sequence:
- the LOC105391918 gene encoding uncharacterized protein LOC105391918, with protein MAPTINSNDGPTISFLPTVEWFFGLDIDLRTGSLIVAFICIVSPVCMAYKWAVRSGFLLLTMSVVSALHLAASLALLGGVLLLRPSFISLWLWSSVGYVVLSLGLALCTALAPPRSALAAALAASMLLYICLLVYFIIVVNSFEIEKPPQPPHIITPPHVTTPSHVTTPADVTTPPDVTTPPDVTTPPDVTTPPDITTPPDITTPPDVTTPPDSTDPTTEPSPAAQFEEISDPPSHLDPWKKLADSLDSSLIEVKEESNRIRVKHSPQLADDVSAIRTDAWKRLQEEERQDNTTARNNKMLATGEEMNLASE; from the exons ATGGCACCTACAATTAATTCCAATGATGGGCCTACGATTAGCTTTCTGCCGACTGTTGAGTGGTTCTTTGGATTAGACATAGACCTAAGGACTGGATCGCTGATAGTTGCATTCATCTGTATT GTGTCTCCGGTGTGCATGGCGTACAAGTGGGCGGTGCGCAGCGGGTTCCTGCTGCTCACCATGAGCGTGGTGTCCGCGCTGCACCTCGCCGCCAGCCTCGCGCTGCTGGGCGGCGTGCTCCTG CTGCGGCCGTCCTTCATCAGTCTCTGGCTGTGGTCGAGCGTGGGCTACGTGGTGCTGTCGCTGGGGCTGGCGCTGTGCACGGCGCTCGCCCCCCCACGCTCCGCCCTCGCCGCCGCGCTTGCTGCCTCCATGCTGCTCTACATCTGCC TGTTAGTTTACTTCATAATAGTGGTCAATAGTTTCGAAATAGAGAAACCACCACAACCACCACACATCATCACACCACCTCACGTCACCACACCATCTCACGTCACCACGCCAGCTGACGTCACCACACCACCTGACGTCACCACACCACCTGACGTCACCACACCACCAGACGTCACCACACCACCTGACATCACCACACCACCTGACATCACCACACCACCTGACGTCACCACACCACCTGATAGTACAGATCCAACCACGGAACCCTCACCCGCTGCCCAATTCGAAGAGATCAGCGACCCCCCGAGCCACCTGGACCCGTGGAAAAAACTAGCCGACAGCCTCGACTCTTCTCTCATTGAGGTGAAGGAAGAATCAAATAGGATCAGAGTCAAGCACTCCCCACAGCTAGCCGACGATGTGAGTGCGATAAGGACGGACGCGTGGAAGCGGCTGCAGGAGGAAGAGAGACAAGACAATACGACGGCTAGAAATAACAAGATGTTGGCTACGGGTGAAGAGATGAACCTAGCAAGTGAATAG
- the LOC125489708 gene encoding uncharacterized protein LOC125489708, producing MSQQLKELHHNINLIKEYLVKIGPERRKQQIAYKKLQEANDQYSKLDNILVRVNQEIKEKQLGTECCELLHKLISDVHITYRKIKGLLSSLDSSSQTEDIEHRIQHKLYKMADSFDIKTAISLLPVMTGQEQVTNQLIDGILLYSSLINDSSKNTLIDFVLKTRLSASAKLRLKSTYSNVQSLVDDIRKYLLPKKSTVALQTQLFSTTQGRRSIENFGTEIEELFVNLTIAQADGDSTKYDVLRPLNEKTAIKRFSDGLSDQRLSTIIASRQFESLPDAIRAALDEQSMCNQHQNQSLHFQDPRHTSAVPQSYYNNRGFRGRGNYHNTKYNKFNNSQDNKPGQRTFYRNVGRGNRYTNSWRGQAQGARGDHSRFQRVQHNDSDDVPNSEEVEFFRDQTE from the coding sequence ATGTCCCAGCAATTAAAAGAATTGCATcataacattaatttaatcAAAGAATATCTAGTTAAAATTGGGCCTGAGCGCCGTAAGCAACAAATagcttataaaaaattacaagagGCTAATGACCAGTATAGTAAACtcgataatattttagttCGGGTGAACCAAGAAATTAAGGAGAAACAACTTGGTACGGAGTGCTGTGAATTACTCCATAAATTAATTAGTGACGTACATATAACTTATCGTAAGATAAAAGGTCTTCTATCCAGTTTAGATAGTTCTAGCCAAACTGAAGATATTGAACATAGGATACAgcataaattatacaaaatggCCGATTCTTTTGATATCAAAACTGCAATTTCCCTATTGCCTGTAATGACCGGACAGGAACAAGTGACCAATCAATTAATCGATGGTATTTTACTATATAGCTCACTTATAAATGATAGTAGTAAAAATACTTTGATAGATTTTGTTCTAAAAACGAGACTTTCAGCCAGTGCAAAACTGCGtctgaaaagtacctacagcaATGTCCAAAGTCTGGTCGATGACATTCGAAAATATCTTTTGCCGAAAAAATCAACAGTAGCGTTACAAACTCAGTTGTTTTCAACTACTCAAGGTCGAAGATCAATAGAGAATTTTGGAACAGAAATTGAGGAACTATTTGTAAATTTGACCATAGCCCAGGCAGATGGAGATTCTACAAAATATGACGTACTTCGCCCCTTAAATGAAAAAACCGCAATAAAGCGGTTCTCAGACGGTCTTTCCGACCAACGGCTGAGTACCATTATTGCCTCGCGACAGTTCGAGTCACTTCCCGATGCTATTAGAGCAGCACTAGACGAACAATCTATGTGCAACCAGCACCAAAATCAATCATTGCACTTCCAGGACCCTCGCCATACATCGGCTGTACCAcaaagttattataataatagagGTTTTCGTGGCCGAGGTAACTATCATAacacaaaatacaataaatttaataattcacAAGACAATAAGCCAGGTCAAAGAACTTTCTACCGAAATGTAGGTCGAGGCAATAGGTACACAAACAGCTGGCGTGGCCAGGCGCAGGGCGCACGCGGCGACCACTCGCGATTTCAGCGAGTTCAGCACAACGACTCCGATGACGTGCCAAATTCCGAAGAAGTAGAATTTTTTCGTGACCAAACAGAATAA